The nucleotide sequence AAGACCGCGGAGGCCCAGGGCAAGCACAAGAAGCAGAGCGGAGGGCACGGGCAGTACGGCGACGTCCACATCCGCTACAGCCCGCTCGAGCGGGGGGCCGGGTTCGAGTTCGTGGACAGCATCGTGGGCGGCGCGGTGCCGCGCAACTTTATTCCCGCGGTCGAAAAGGGGCTGCGCGAGTACATGGTCAAGGGGCCCCTGGCGGGCTTCCCGGTGGTCGACTTCCGCGCGGAGCTCTACTTTGGCTCGTATCACGACGTCGACAGCTCCGAGATGTCCTTCAAGCTGGCGACGCGCCTTTCCTTCAAAAAGGGGATCATGGACGCCTCTCCCGTGCTGCTGGAGCCTATCATGAACGTCGAGGTTACCGTCCCGGATCAGTACATGGGCGACGTGATGGGGGACTTCAACAGCCGCCGCGGCCGCATCATGGGCATGGAGGCCCACGGCCGGCTCCAGGTCGTCAAGGCCCAGGCCCCGCTTGCGGAGATGTTCCGGTACGCGATCGTGCTGCGCTCCATGACCTCGGGACAGGGCAGCTTCTCCATGGAGTACTCCCACTACGAGGAGGTCCCGGCCGAGATATCCAAGAAGGTCATCGCGGCCCACAAGGAGGAGGAAGAGGAGGAGTAGAGCACGTTTTTACCGGGAGCATGGCCGAACGGCCATGCTCCCTTATTCAGCATCCGTCATTGGACGGCCGGCCCGCTGCGGAGAAGAAGGTCGTCTTTCGCGCTTCATGCCCGTCCATACCGCCTGCCATTGTTCCCCATCTCGACAGATTGTTTCGGCTGCGCCTCCTGTAATGCTATACTGAGGTCGTTGTAGTGAAAGCGACCCTGCTCGCGTGAGGTCTTCCTTCGAGCAGGAAAGTTTATGATGGGATTGAATGGGATGGAGTTGAGGAGAGATGCTGACCGTTCCCCTGGCTGTGATCATCGCCACGAAGAACCGCAGTGAAGCGATCGAGAGATATGCGCTTGCCAGTCTGGAGCGTTCGGCGTTTCGGGATTTTGTCTGCGTGGTCTGGGACGCCAGCGACGACGATCGGACCCGAGAGGCGGTGGAGGATGGCGCTTGGACTTTTTCCATTCGGTATTTCAAGGCGCCCAGACCAGGCTCCTCATCCCAACGTAACGATGCGGTGGACTATGTCCTGGAGTATATCCCCTCCGTGCGCTATATGCTCTTTATCGATGACGACAGCGAGTTGTTGCGGGGCGCTCTGGAGGGGGTTCTCCAGACCTTTGGGGACGAGGAGGTTTGGGGCGTCAATGTCCCGCATGTTCCGGTCCTGGAGGGAGACGGCAACGAGGGAAAGGAGATTCGGAAGGAAACCCGCGCTTCGTCCGGGTCGCGTGTCATGACCTCTTATCTCCATAATAAGGGGATCTGCCCCGAACCGCACGGCATCGACGTGGATTGGCTGAGCGGATGTGGAATGGCCTTTCGGAGAGAGGTTTTTGGGGAGCGCGGGCTTCGTTTCCCCGAGGAGTTCCAGCGCTTTGGTGGGTATGCTCTGGGGGAGGATTTGGCTTTGTCCTTTTACCTGCATAGAAAAATGGGCAGGAGACTGAAGAATGCCGTTTCGGGAACCCTGAGGCATCATGCGGCCGGCGGCGCCCGCTTGAACGTCGCCAACATGGCGGCCTCCAAGTGGTACAATTTTCATCTGCTGTTCGATTGCCTCTACGACGACGTGCGAGGCCCGAGGTGCCTGTGGCTGAAGGTCAAGTTCAAGCTGTTCATGCTCGCGGCGGCCCTCAGGCTTCTGAGAAGAGCTCGCAGTTTTGATGTGGTCTCCGTACTTCGTGGAATTACCGCGGCAAAACGTGCATTACGTGAATTTCATGTGAACCGGGATATTCGAACGTTGATCTGCCGGCCTGGAGAAAACGCAG is from uncultured Fretibacterium sp. and encodes:
- a CDS encoding glycosyltransferase is translated as MLTVPLAVIIATKNRSEAIERYALASLERSAFRDFVCVVWDASDDDRTREAVEDGAWTFSIRYFKAPRPGSSSQRNDAVDYVLEYIPSVRYMLFIDDDSELLRGALEGVLQTFGDEEVWGVNVPHVPVLEGDGNEGKEIRKETRASSGSRVMTSYLHNKGICPEPHGIDVDWLSGCGMAFRREVFGERGLRFPEEFQRFGGYALGEDLALSFYLHRKMGRRLKNAVSGTLRHHAAGGARLNVANMAASKWYNFHLLFDCLYDDVRGPRCLWLKVKFKLFMLAAALRLLRRARSFDVVSVLRGITAAKRALREFHVNRDIRTLICRPGENAVEENG